In Roseibium sp. Sym1, a genomic segment contains:
- a CDS encoding CbtA family protein encodes MPRLLPADIHALAEILNMVALKRFRHVAPSFSDLLPYAFILLAGMAIAEMRGAVITGRNGLLWGVAGFVAFHFAPGFSLAPEVPGVAAADVFARQIWWWATVLTAGAGLWLIAFGRNWVAWGAAAMLLLAPHVIGAPEPDTFTGPVPTEIGAMFASRAFGVGMAAWLLLGCFAGFFWQRERARVGATQAA; translated from the coding sequence ATACCGCGCCTACTACCGGCCGACATCCACGCCCTGGCGGAAATACTGAACATGGTTGCCCTCAAAAGATTCCGGCACGTCGCGCCATCCTTTTCCGACCTGCTCCCTTATGCCTTCATTCTGCTCGCCGGCATGGCAATTGCCGAAATGCGCGGTGCGGTTATAACGGGTCGCAACGGCCTGCTCTGGGGCGTTGCAGGGTTCGTCGCGTTCCACTTCGCGCCCGGATTCAGCCTAGCTCCCGAAGTGCCCGGCGTCGCGGCGGCGGATGTTTTTGCCCGGCAGATTTGGTGGTGGGCCACCGTCCTTACCGCAGGCGCCGGATTGTGGCTGATCGCATTCGGCCGTAACTGGGTGGCCTGGGGCGCAGCAGCAATGCTGCTGCTGGCACCACACGTGATCGGCGCGCCAGAGCCGGACACCTTCACCGGCCCAGTTCCGACCGAGATCGGGGCAATGTTTGCCAGCCGTGCCTTTGGCGTCGGAATGGCAGCCTGGCTTCTGCTTGGTTGTTTTGCAGGTTTTTTCTGGCAGCGCGAGAGGGCGAGGGTCGGCGCAACGCAGGCGGCCTGA
- a CDS encoding conjugal transfer protein TrbD produces MTDAPGLNRARVHRALSRPTLLFGADRELVLVTGLASVILIFVILKPYAAVLGVAIWIVVVGVLRMMAKADPLMRAVYLRHVKYRAYYRPTSTPWRKY; encoded by the coding sequence GTGACTGATGCGCCGGGCCTCAACAGAGCGCGGGTTCACCGCGCTCTTTCACGCCCGACACTGTTGTTCGGAGCAGACCGGGAGCTGGTGCTCGTGACCGGTCTTGCCTCGGTCATTCTGATTTTCGTGATCCTGAAGCCCTATGCCGCTGTGCTCGGCGTGGCGATCTGGATCGTGGTCGTTGGCGTGCTGCGGATGATGGCCAAGGCAGACCCTCTGATGCGCGCTGTCTATCTGCGGCACGTCAAATACCGCGCCTACTACCGGCCGACATCCACGCCCTGGCGGAAATACTGA
- a CDS encoding TrbC/VirB2 family protein, with amino-acid sequence MSRNFLTFLTLVGAGLFVIEPAFASGGGSLPWEGPLQQIQASINGPVAGAVGLIAVAIAGAMLIFGGELNDFARRLAYVVLVLGVLLGASTIVGLFGSSGASIGIAPEGNTAIVEPARD; translated from the coding sequence ATGTCGCGTAATTTCTTGACTTTTCTGACCCTGGTCGGGGCCGGACTATTCGTCATCGAACCAGCCTTTGCCTCCGGCGGCGGTTCGCTTCCCTGGGAAGGTCCGCTTCAACAGATCCAGGCGTCTATCAACGGTCCTGTCGCTGGCGCCGTTGGCCTGATCGCGGTTGCGATCGCCGGCGCAATGTTGATCTTCGGCGGCGAACTTAACGACTTTGCCCGTCGTCTCGCCTACGTCGTTCTAGTTCTCGGCGTGCTGCTCGGCGCGTCCACCATCGTCGGCCTGTTCGGATCCTCCGGCGCCTCCATCGGAATTGCTCCGGAAGGGAACACGGCAATCGTGGAACCGGCTCGTGACTGA